The following coding sequences are from one Wenzhouxiangella sp. AB-CW3 window:
- a CDS encoding transposase, with protein MSNHVHVVLRCDPVTPWQWTDREVAERWLAIFPGSISNRDDPACVERAALALLGNAERLDVIRQRLGSISWFMRALNEPIARWANREDGCSGRFWEGRFKCHALLDEQAVLSCMAYVDLNPVRAGMCETLRDSAHTSVRHRLESAQSAIAKALGKEQQEEALKPVAGLDVDTLSDLTESSYIELVRWTGLQAHPDKRGKLSATEEMPPESLRNVAKHPGEWMRRVQGTENNYYRAIGSAESLMLKAAELGQRWMKGVSGELALQKLREHPSLW; from the coding sequence ATGTCAAATCATGTCCACGTGGTTTTGCGTTGCGATCCGGTCACGCCCTGGCAATGGACAGACAGGGAAGTTGCCGAACGCTGGTTAGCGATATTCCCCGGCTCGATCAGTAACCGTGACGATCCGGCCTGCGTGGAGCGGGCCGCCCTCGCGCTTCTTGGGAACGCCGAGAGACTTGACGTCATTCGTCAGCGCCTCGGTTCAATCAGCTGGTTCATGCGGGCGCTCAACGAACCCATTGCTCGTTGGGCCAATCGGGAGGACGGCTGCTCGGGCCGATTCTGGGAAGGCCGGTTCAAGTGTCATGCGCTGCTGGATGAGCAGGCCGTTCTTTCCTGCATGGCCTACGTTGATTTGAATCCGGTCCGTGCCGGCATGTGCGAGACGCTTCGCGACTCCGCGCACACCTCGGTCCGGCACCGACTGGAATCAGCTCAATCGGCCATTGCAAAGGCATTGGGCAAAGAGCAGCAGGAGGAGGCACTCAAGCCTGTCGCCGGGCTCGATGTAGACACCCTCTCGGATCTCACGGAATCCAGCTATATCGAGCTGGTCCGATGGACCGGGCTCCAAGCCCATCCCGACAAGCGCGGCAAACTCTCCGCGACTGAAGAAATGCCGCCGGAAAGCCTCCGGAACGTCGCCAAGCATCCAGGCGAGTGGATGCGGCGTGTCCAAGGAACAGAGAACAACTACTACCGCGCCATCGGCTCCGCCGAATCACTGATGCTCAAGGCCGCCGAGCTGGGGCAGCGCTGGATGAAGGGTGTTTCCGGGGAGTTGGCACTCCAGAAGCTGCGGGAACATCCCAGCCTTTGGTAA